In Stenotrophomonas sp. ASS1, the following proteins share a genomic window:
- a CDS encoding crotonase/enoyl-CoA hydratase family protein, which produces MSAVRPIITRPSQHPTLRITEEPERDVYWIHMHANLVNQPGRPCFASRLVDDIVDYQRELGDRLSASHALSPHVVLASDSDVFNLGGDLELFCRLIREGDRARLLDYAQRCVRGVHAFHAGLGTRAHSIALVQGNALGGGFEAALSCHTIVAEEGVLMGLPEVLFDLFPGMGAYSFLCQRISPRLAEKIMLEGNLYTASQLKEMGLVDIVVPVGEGVAAVEQVIKESRRIPHAWAAMREVNEIATMVPLHEMMRITEIWVDTAMQLGEKSLRTMDRLVRAQARRNGDPA; this is translated from the coding sequence ATGTCCGCAGTACGCCCCATCATCACCCGTCCCTCGCAGCACCCTACCCTGCGTATCACCGAAGAACCCGAGCGGGATGTCTACTGGATCCACATGCACGCCAACCTGGTCAACCAGCCGGGCCGGCCGTGCTTCGCCTCGCGCCTGGTCGATGACATCGTCGACTACCAGCGCGAACTGGGCGATCGCCTCAGCGCCTCGCACGCTCTGTCACCCCATGTCGTTCTTGCCTCGGACAGCGACGTGTTCAACCTGGGTGGCGATCTCGAACTGTTCTGCCGCCTGATCCGCGAGGGCGACCGTGCCCGCCTGCTCGACTATGCCCAACGCTGCGTGCGCGGCGTGCATGCCTTCCATGCCGGCCTGGGCACCCGTGCCCACAGCATCGCCCTGGTCCAGGGCAATGCACTGGGTGGCGGCTTCGAGGCCGCACTGAGCTGCCACACCATCGTCGCCGAGGAAGGCGTGCTGATGGGCCTGCCCGAGGTGCTGTTCGACCTGTTCCCGGGCATGGGCGCCTACTCCTTCCTGTGCCAGCGGATCAGCCCGCGCCTGGCCGAGAAGATCATGCTGGAAGGCAACCTCTACACCGCCAGCCAGCTGAAGGAGATGGGCCTGGTCGACATCGTGGTGCCGGTGGGCGAAGGCGTTGCCGCGGTCGAACAGGTGATCAAGGAAAGCCGGCGCATTCCGCACGCGTGGGCGGCGATGCGTGAGGTCAACGAGATCGCCACCATGGTGCCGCTGCATGAAATGATGCGGATCACCGAGATCTGGGTGGACACCGCCATGCAGCTCGGCGAGAAGTCCCTGCGCACCATGGATCGGCTGGTACGGGCGCAGGCCCGGCGCAATGGCGACCCGGCCTGA
- a CDS encoding long-chain fatty acid--CoA ligase codes for MSLDRPWLQSYPKGVPAEIDVNEFHSVASVFDASVAKFRDRPAYSSFGKVLTYGETDALVTQFAAYLLGELKLKKGDRVALMMPNCLQYPVATFGVLRAGLTVVNVNPLYTARELKHQLVDAGVSALVVVDNFGDTVEQVIADTPVKHVVTTGLGDLLGAKGAIVNFVLKYIKKMVPNYHIKGAVRFKQALKLGSRHALPPVEIDHDDIAFLQYTGGTTGVAKGAMLTNRNLIANMQQASAWLSTSGIEPGKEVIITALPLYHIFALTANGLVFMKFGGCNHLITNPRDMKGFVKELKGTRFTAITGVNTLFNGLLNTPGFDEIDFSSVKFTLGGGMAVQRAVAERWKKVTGVTLVEAYGLTETSPAACINPLTLPEYNGAIGLPIPSTDACIKDDNGNILALGEVGELCIKGPQVMKGYWQRPEETATAIDADGWLHTGDMAKMDEQGFFYIVDRKKDMILVSGFNVYPNEVEDVIAMMPGVLEVAAVGVPDEKSGEVVKVVIVKKDPNLTAEMVKEHARANLTGYKHPRIVEFRKELPKTNVGKILRRELRDTPAQ; via the coding sequence ATGAGTCTGGATCGTCCCTGGCTGCAGAGCTATCCGAAAGGCGTTCCCGCCGAAATCGACGTCAACGAATTCCATTCGGTCGCCTCGGTCTTCGACGCTTCCGTCGCGAAATTCCGCGACCGTCCCGCCTACTCCAGCTTCGGCAAGGTCCTCACCTATGGTGAGACGGACGCGCTGGTCACCCAGTTCGCCGCCTACCTGCTGGGTGAGCTCAAGCTCAAGAAGGGTGACCGCGTCGCCCTGATGATGCCCAACTGCCTGCAGTACCCGGTGGCCACCTTCGGCGTGCTGCGCGCCGGCCTGACCGTGGTCAACGTCAACCCGCTGTACACCGCGCGCGAACTCAAGCACCAGCTGGTTGATGCCGGCGTCAGCGCCCTGGTGGTGGTCGACAACTTCGGCGACACCGTCGAACAGGTCATCGCCGATACGCCGGTCAAGCACGTGGTCACCACCGGCCTGGGCGACCTGCTCGGCGCCAAGGGCGCGATCGTCAACTTCGTGCTGAAGTACATCAAGAAGATGGTGCCCAACTACCACATCAAGGGCGCCGTCCGCTTCAAGCAGGCGCTCAAGCTGGGCAGCCGCCACGCGCTTCCGCCGGTCGAGATCGACCACGACGACATTGCCTTCCTGCAGTACACCGGTGGGACCACCGGCGTGGCCAAGGGTGCGATGCTGACCAACCGCAACCTGATCGCCAACATGCAGCAGGCGTCGGCGTGGCTGTCCACCTCGGGCATCGAGCCGGGCAAGGAAGTGATCATCACTGCCCTGCCGCTGTACCACATCTTCGCGTTGACCGCGAACGGGCTGGTCTTCATGAAGTTCGGTGGCTGCAACCACCTGATCACCAACCCACGCGACATGAAGGGCTTCGTCAAGGAGCTCAAGGGCACCCGCTTCACTGCCATCACCGGCGTCAACACGCTGTTCAACGGCCTGCTCAACACCCCGGGCTTCGACGAGATCGACTTCTCTTCGGTCAAGTTCACCCTGGGCGGCGGCATGGCGGTGCAACGTGCCGTGGCCGAACGCTGGAAGAAGGTCACCGGCGTGACCCTGGTCGAAGCCTATGGCCTGACCGAGACCTCGCCCGCGGCCTGCATCAATCCGCTCACCCTGCCCGAGTACAACGGTGCCATCGGCCTGCCGATCCCGTCCACCGATGCCTGCATCAAAGACGACAACGGCAACATCCTGGCGCTGGGCGAAGTGGGCGAGCTGTGCATCAAGGGCCCGCAGGTAATGAAGGGCTACTGGCAGCGTCCGGAAGAAACCGCCACCGCCATCGATGCGGACGGCTGGCTGCACACCGGCGACATGGCGAAGATGGACGAACAGGGCTTCTTCTACATCGTCGACCGCAAGAAGGACATGATCTTGGTGTCCGGCTTCAACGTGTACCCGAATGAGGTCGAAGACGTCATCGCGATGATGCCGGGCGTGCTGGAAGTCGCCGCCGTCGGTGTCCCGGACGAAAAGTCCGGCGAAGTGGTCAAGGTCGTGATCGTGAAGAAGGACCCGAACCTGACCGCGGAAATGGTCAAGGAACATGCGCGGGCAAACCTGACCGGTTACAAGCACCCCAGAATCGTAGAATTCCGAAAGGAGCTGCCGAAGACCAACGTCGGCAAGATTCTCCGTCGCGAGCTGCGTGATACGCCCGCCCAGTAA